From a region of the Lepus europaeus isolate LE1 chromosome 17, mLepTim1.pri, whole genome shotgun sequence genome:
- the TSPAN14 gene encoding tetraspanin-14 codes for MHYYRYSNAEVSCWYKYLLFSYNIVFWLAGVVFLGVGLWAWSEKGVLSDLTKVTRLHGIDPVVLVLMVGVVMFTLGFAGCVGALRENICLLKFFCGAIVLIFFLELAVAVLAFLFQDWVRDRFREFFESNIRSYRDDIDLQNLIDSLQKANQCCGAYGPEDWDLNVYFNCSGASYSREKCGVPFSCCVPDPAQKVVNTQCGYDVRIQLKSKWDESIFTKGCIQALEGWLPRNIYIVAGVFIAISLLQIFGIFLARTLISDIEAVKAGHHF; via the exons ATGCACTATTATCGATACTCTAATGCTGAGGTCAGCTGCTGGTATAAGTACCTCCTTTTCAGCTACAACATCGTCTTCTGG TTGGCTGGAGTCGTCTTCCTCGGAGTCGGGCTGTGGGCATGGAGCGAAAAG ggTGTGCTGTCCGACCTCACCAAGGTGACCCGGCTACATGGAATCGACCCGGTGGTGCTGGTCCTGATGGTGGGCGTGGTGATGTTCACGCTGGGGTTCGCCGGCTGCGTGGGGGCCCTGCGGGAGAACATCTGCCTGCTCAAGTTT TTCTGCGGTGCCATCGTGCTCATCTTCTTCCTGGAGCTGGCCGTGGCTGTGCTGGCCTTCCTGTTCCAGGACTGGGTGAGAGACCGCTTCCGGGAATTCTTCGAGAGCAACATCAGGTCCTACCGGGACGACATAGACCTGCAGAACCTCATCGACTCCCTCCAGAAAGCA AACCAGTGCTGCGGGGCATACGGCCCTGAAGACTGGGACCTCAACGTCTACTTCAACTGCAGCGGCGCCAGCTATAGCCGGGAGAAGTGCGGGGTGCCCTTCTCTTGCTGCGTGCCAGACCCAGCG CAAAAAGTTGTGAACACGCAGTGTGGATATGACGTCAGGATTCAG CTGAAGAGCAAGTGGGACGAGTCCATCTTCACGAAAGGCTGCATCCAGGCGCTGGAGGGCTGGCTCCCGCGGAATATTTACATTGTGGCCGGCGTATTCATCGCCATCTCCCTGTTACAG ATATTCGGCATCTTCCTGGCGAGGACCCTGATCTCAGACATCGAGGCGGTGAAGGCGGGCCATCACTTCTGA